The segment TTTAAAACACTAGGCACCATTCATGGTCAAAAAATTGGCAATTATGTTATGATAGAAGTAAGTAAATAGACGCTGTGTAACTTGTTTTTAGCGAACGTCATGAATTCGAAAAGGAATTCCTTGAGTTCTTTACGTCTATGTAACAACAACTAACTGACCTATATCGTGCAGGTCTAAGTACAAAGCTGAATCCAAGCGCATAATTGATTTGATTTTTTATAAGTCATAGTATTTTTTAGGGAAATTTGTCAACGATAATTCCTTAGCTTACTTAGTGTTTACTGCCCGTTATAAGCGGGATAAAGGAGTATGAGGTCATGATTTCAGTTAACAACAGAGCTTTATTAGATATGCCCATAAGTGAATTTATTATTTCGTCTGAAAAAGTAGCACATGTACAAAGTGGAAATAGTGCAGAACATGCTTTACTTGTACTAACGAAAACAGGTTATTCTTCCATTCCTGTTTTGGATATGAAGTATCGATTACAAGGTTTATTAAGCACAAAAATGATAACAGAAGCCATTTTAGGTTTAGAACGAATTGAATATGAAAAATTATCGGATATTCGAGTGGAAGAGGTTATGGATCCAGCTGTTGTGTATTTAAAGCTGTCAGATACATTTCAGCGGGCACTTGATTTAGTCATTAACCATGCCTTCTTATGTGTTGTGGATGAGGATGGCACATTTGTTGGGATTATGACGCGACGAATTATTTTGAAGCAATTAAAAAAATACATTTATCAGCATAATGCATAGATAGTAAGAGTCGGCAAGGTCCAATGGGGGATTTTGCCGATTTTTTAATGGAATTTATAAAAAGTATAATATTGAAAGTCCAAAATAAGCGAGGTTGTTTGTTAACTCGAAAAAGTGGAGAAACATGAGATAAGTGGATTTATTGGAGGAAACGCAATGACTGTAACAGAGGCAGAAATTATCAAGATTTTAGCAGAGGAAAGAAATATGCGGAAAGC is part of the Solibacillus sp. FSL K6-1523 genome and harbors:
- the cbpB gene encoding cyclic-di-AMP-binding protein CbpB, whose product is MISVNNRALLDMPISEFIISSEKVAHVQSGNSAEHALLVLTKTGYSSIPVLDMKYRLQGLLSTKMITEAILGLERIEYEKLSDIRVEEVMDPAVVYLKLSDTFQRALDLVINHAFLCVVDEDGTFVGIMTRRIILKQLKKYIYQHNA